Sequence from the Salmo salar unplaced genomic scaffold, Ssal_v3.1, whole genome shotgun sequence genome:
CCCCCCCTTGGTGTACTTCATGGTAACATTCTGTTCCCTCAGGACCTCGTTTGAAAATAAGTGTTTAAATGAATACTTTCCAGTGGTTAGCATCTGGGGTCAAATGCACATATAGTTTGATTTTATATGTATTGTTTTTACCCCCAACAAAATAGAATTTTATTTGAGAGCATATAAATGATAACTCCCCATCTTTCTGCTCTGAACCACCCCCTCAGGTTTGGCCGGTACACGGTAGCAGCGCTGGAAGCTAAGATTCATCAGTACGAAAGAGATGTGGACCACCTGAAGAAAGCTCTGGAGCGTAGCGACCAGTACATAGAAGAACTGGAGGCCCGGGGTGGAGGTGGAGCGGATGGGCTCCGGAGAAACCCGAGAGAGGCACCCCAGGGCCACACCGATGCCCGTCCAGAGAGCACCTCCTCTGGGGAGGGTGAAGCCGAGAACAGGGTCCACTATCAGAGGATCAGTGCCATGACGAGAAGTCTGAGTGATATAGAGAAGGTCTCCATCTGCACCAGTCTGGAGGGAGAGTCCAAGACGCTGTCCGCTCACCACAGCTACCTCCTGGAAACCTCTAACGCCATGGAGCTCAACGCCTCCGGCTCTGAGACGTTCCAGGACCACCGGAGAGGTTTCGGCGTGACGCTCGCCGGACACAAAGACTCTATAGAAACCGATTGTATTGATGCCATCGTTCCCTCTGACCTCTTCCtgctctccactccctcctctgCCTTCCGTTCCCTCAGTCTGAAGAGTCCCAGTGTTGGTGAAGACAAGAAGCTTGGTTATAAGGCTGTGACCTATCTAAGGAGACTCAGTTTTGAGGACAGTGTAATACCCAGCAGTAGCAACAGTGCCTCCACTGTAGCAACTAAACGGTCCAGTCTCACTACTCAGTTGTCCAACGGTGTGTCTTCCAGTAACGTAGCCAAGTCGGGGCTCTCCATCGCCACCGAGCCGTTGTTCTGGGCTGCAGCCTGGCAGAGCCACGAGGCTTCTGATATAATCTCTGTGACGTCACCCAATCACAATGGAGCGGAGGAGGAGCATCTCAACACGTCTTCAGGGTCGGGACACAGCGAGAGAAACCCAACCGCGGGAGCCACCACGTCCCACAATCTGACAGAGGACGAGACGGACCCCATGTCCAGCGACGCCTCCATGGACGCAGCCTACCTGGATAAGATCTCTGAGCTGGACTCTATGATGCTGGAGGGACCAGAGAGCTGCAGCTCGGCAGGGTCACACCTGTCCTCGGGATCACACCTGTCCCTGGCTTCCTCCCTGACTTCT
This genomic interval carries:
- the LOC106592517 gene encoding ORC ubiquitin ligase 1 isoform X2 yields the protein MEGLLKENEDLRNKNQSLESQLKTVLDPCTVTASRREDRGLEPSVVEDWSNKLRAATDGYSWIKLDVEKLKEANKMLRCQTIDLVQKNVRLKAEVASRSPQKFGRYTVAALEAKIHQYERDVDHLKKALERSDQYIEELEARGGGGADGLRRNPREAPQGHTDARPESTSSGEGEAENRVHYQRISAMTRSLSDIEKVSICTSLEGESKTLSAHHSYLLETSNAMELNASGSETFQDHRRGFGVTLAGHKDSIETDCIDAIVPSDLFLLSTPSSAFRSLSLKSPSVGEDKKLGYKAVTYLRRLSFEDSVIPSSSNSASTVATKRSSLTTQLSNGVSSSNVAKSGLSIATEPLFWAAAWQSHEASDIISVTSPNHNGAEEEHLNTSSGSGHSERNPTAGATTSHNLTEDETDPMSSDASMDAAYLDKISELDSMMLEGPESCSSAGSHLSSGSHLSLASSLTSADTPDLTLDLRLDVTLVPEAEGCSELFLDPDSEQDRGGGGQTEAEGFHLACRIKGTSSTSVTVSETQAASLAATSTTTGSGSGSSSGRAAGSGDHSLLDSTGPAREQAGQGHLSDPSQTDELSFDLLFDPLTETRTGPGGPSAWQASANHHHEDHDISSGCCSADRPGGDAVRDKSTVTPSQATKRKSRSPFNVGSPSKHSKFI